The genomic segment GCGCCGCCGGAGCTCCTGCGTCCATTTCCAGCAGCCAAAAAATTTATCCATTCCGGTGATATCGAGGTAATGTTCATCAATACTGGCCTTTTCGACGATGGGTGTTTTCTCCTCGATTATTTCAGTGACGATATTGGAATATTGGCTGTACAGATCATGATCCCCCCGCACCACTATTGCTTCAGGGCACATGCGCAGTGCTAAGCGCATGGGCATCGCCGAATGCACGCCATACCGACGCGCCTCATAGCTACAGGATGCAACAACACCACGATCGCTTGATCCACCGATCAGGACCGGCTTGCCAACCAGCTGGCTATTCTGCAAACGCTCTACCGATACAAAAAAAGTATCCAGGTCGCAATGAACAATGTTCCTCTCCATCTTATAAGCACATTATATCTGTGATTCGCCATAAAAAAGTGCAAATCACTCAAGTCAAAATTACTAATAATTTTAGCAATATTCCTATAAGTGAAACTGAAATTTATACTATACCGTTGATTGTAAGTGCTATAAAATTGAACAGTTCTGGGTACGCGACATTAAACACACTTCCTAATCGACCGTATCAAAGTCATTTGACATTGGGGTTTCGGACAATTTCGGAAACGAAAGACAGGTAAGCTTTCTGTCTAACGGACTGTTTCCGTTTATCTGATCGCACAATGAGACTATAAAATATCATATCAGAATTGTCCAAAGTGTGTTCTAAATGGACATAAAGTGCAAAAGATAATGAAATAAGAAAGTGGATTTGCAGTAAAAGTGAGCCCGCATGTTATTGATATAATCGAATGTGTGAATGCACATAAAGCACACTTATCTTTGCAGATGTGTACATTTGCAAAGATAGGTGTGCTTGACGACTATCCAAATTTCACTAAAATATTTAATCTCAAATACTATTGTTTTCTGTAACAAATATTTACTAAATTTGTTACAGAAAAACGAATTTATAAATGCCGGAAATAGCTAAAAATAAGATAGAAAACAAAATTTTAAAATCGTCTCGTGGTAAGTTGTTTTTCGCTGACGACTTTAAGAATTTTGCTACACCAGAAAATATACGGCTGACACTTTTCCGTATGGAGAACGATGGTCTTATTGAAAGACTGGCTCATGGTATCTATATCAAACCAAAGAAAGATCCTTTGCTGGGTACAATATATCCTAATATCGGAGAGGTTGCAAAGGAAATTGCTAAAAGAGATAAAGCTCGAATTGCTCCAACAGGTGTGATGGCACTGTATTTACTGGGGCTTACGAC from the Sphingobacterium thalpophilum genome contains:
- a CDS encoding DUF6088 family protein, translated to MPEIAKNKIENKILKSSRGKLFFADDFKNFATPENIRLTLFRMENDGLIERLAHGIYIKPKKDPLLGTIYPNIGEVAKEIAKRDKARIAPTGVMALYLLGLTTQVPLKAVYLTDGSQREVKIGNRTIKFKRTVPKSFAIKDELLHLIVQAFKEKGQQDITEEFLETIKPAVKKLDEKVMRNQVVYAPVWIQKQINNIYQS